Proteins from a genomic interval of Cucumis melo cultivar AY chromosome 7, USDA_Cmelo_AY_1.0, whole genome shotgun sequence:
- the LOC103487574 gene encoding E3 ubiquitin-protein ligase RZF1 isoform X2, translating into MSLTPPQSTTNNRHTTTFQLYWCHQCHRTITLASAHTSELICPRCFGQFIEEVQLTLPEFNPLPEARLFEALSLMLNQPIRLFNNRTPNGNRHHPPLHRFEEFDRRSFSDPEGDELPQWRRRWRSRSLDERDNFGPQPPNPNQSRTVIVFGPPDQLQPIQPILPRRVSPRDYFTGPQLDELIEELTQNDRPGPAPASEEAIERIPMVKIAAEHLKNDSHCPVCKEEFEVGGEARELSCKHIYHSECIVPWLRLHNSCPVCRQEMPSLTPENEASSSSEEEGMGRRCARWWSQLVPWPFRNRYRQISPFPRNRFDASSRGLRLS; encoded by the exons ATGTCTTTGACCCCACCCCAATCCACAACCAACAACCGCCATACCACAACCTTCCAGCTCTACTGGTGCCACCAATGCCACCGCACCATTACCCTCGCCTCAGCACACACGTCGGAGCTCATCTGCCCACGCTGTTTTGGGCAGTTCATTGAAGAGGTTCAACTCACCCTCCCTGAATTTAATCCCTTGCCAGAGGCTCGATTATTTGAAGCCCTCTCACTAATGCTCAACCAGCCAATTCGTCTCTTCAATAACAGAACCCCAAATGGGAACCGCCACCATCCACCATTGCACAGGTTCGAGGAATTTGATCGGAGATCGTTTAGTGATCCTGAAGGAGATGAATTGCCTCAATGGCGAAGACGATGGCGCAGTCGAAGTCTGGACGAGAGGGACAACTTTGGCCCACAACCTCCAAATCCAAATCAGTCTCGTACTGTTATCGTTTTTGGTCCCCCTGACCAACTTCAGCCAATCCAGCCGATATTACCACGGAGGGTCAGTCCAAGAGACTACTTCACTGGACCACAACTAGATGAGTTAATTGAAGAGCTGACGCAGAACGACCGACCAGGACCGGCACCGGCAAGCGAGGAGGCAATTGAGAGGATTCCAATGGTGAAAATAGCAGCAGAGCATCTGAAGAACGACTCGCACTGCCCAGTTTGTAAGGAAGAGTTTGAAGTGGGGGGAGAAGCAAGGGAGTTGAGTTGTAAGCATATATACCATTCGGAGTGCATAGTGCCATGGCTTCGGCTTCATAACTCATGCCCAGTTTGTAGGCAAGAGATGCCGTCATTGACACCGGAGAATGAAGCGTCGAGTAGTTCTGAAGAGGAAGGGATGGGGAGAAGATGTGCCAGATGGTGGAGTCAGCTGGTGCCTTGGCCATTTCGGAATAGGTATAGGCAGATTAGTCCATTTCCACGGAACCGCTTCGATGCTTCTTCTCGAG GATTGAGATTGTCCTAA
- the LOC103487573 gene encoding uncharacterized protein LOC103487573 translates to MAKEVYTREDLLELLQDLQVDFSRYEHPAVLTVEAQAKYVGNLGGGLSKNLFLKDKKNRYYIVSALADTKVDLKVLSVRLGLGKGGLRMAPEEALGEKLKVSLGCVTPFALINKTARDVALLLDQGFKGQEFCFFHPLSNETSISINTSNLDKFLQSIGRDPSYVDLEANPSVGKDQPPDLAGLVPSGSALLPDTPEKVSSRPDSNENHGVTDKKSKAVAVNTVKPSTTVKVGKDKPTPNGRPTYANVEKFVEEILDKTSAIVLSELTEETVNKHGEHLGAVVSNSIKRHLSSELNNLSMIFKNVAYTEGFHAGSSHKVKHAC, encoded by the exons ATGGCGAAGGAGGTCTATACCAGGGAAGACTTACTTGAGCTGTTGCAG GATCTTCAAGTTGATTTTTCCAGGTACGAACATCCTGCTGTATTGACAGTTGAAGCTCAG GCAAAATATGTTGGAAATTTGGGGGGTGGACTCAGTAAGAATCTGTTTTTGAAG GACAAAAAGAATAGATACTACATTGTTTCTGCATTGGCAGACACCAAAGTGGATCTAAAAG TTCTATCTGTGAGACTTGGTTTGGGTAAAGGTGGTCTGAGAATGGCTCCCGAGGAAGCATTGGGTGAGAAACTTAAG GTGTCCCTGGGTTGTGTTACTCCATTTGCACTCATCAATAAAACAGCACG GGATGTCGCCTTGTTGTTGGACCAGGGATTTAAAGGCCAGGAATTTTGCTTCTTTCATCCTTTGTCAAACGAAACATCAATAT CCATTAATACCAGTAATCTTGACAAGTTCCTTCAATCGATTGGGAGAGACCCTTCATATGTTGACTTGGAG GCTAATCCTTCTGTAGGAAAGGATCAACCCCCAGATCTTGCCGGACTTGTTCCATCTGGTTCTGCCCTTCTGCCTGATACTCCAGAGAAAGTATCTTCTCGCCCAGATTCTAATGAAAATCATGGTGTTACCGACAAGAAGTCTAAAGCAGTTGCAG TGAACACAGTCAAACCATCTACCACTGTGAAAGTTGGAAAGGACAAACCTACACCCAATGGTCGACCAACCTATGCAAATGTGGAAAAATTTGTGGAAGAGATCCTTGATAAGACGTCGGCAATAGTGCTCTCAGAG CTGACAGAGGAGACAGTTAATAAACATGGAGAGCATCTGGGAGCCGTGGTGTCAAACAGCATTAAGAGACATCTCAGCTCGGAATTGAACAATCTTTCT ATGATATTTAAGAACGTTGCATACACAGAAGGGTTTCATGCTGGGTCTTCCCATAAAGTGAAACATGCATGCTGA
- the LOC103487574 gene encoding E3 ubiquitin-protein ligase RZF1 isoform X1, with amino-acid sequence MSLTPPQSTTNNRHTTTFQLYWCHQCHRTITLASAHTSELICPRCFGQFIEEVQLTLPEFNPLPEARLFEALSLMLNQPIRLFNNRTPNGNRHHPPLHRFEEFDRRSFSDPEGDELPQWRRRWRSRSLDERDNFGPQPPNPNQSRTVIVFGPPDQLQPIQPILPRRVSPRDYFTGPQLDELIEELTQNDRPGPAPASEEAIERIPMVKIAAEHLKNDSHCPVCKEEFEVGGEARELSCKHIYHSECIVPWLRLHNSCPVCRQEMPSLTPENEASSSSEEEGMGRRCARWWSQLVPWPFRNRYRQISPFPRNRFDASSREINSRGGSSYLASSALLMSMFMLQITWILLETLR; translated from the exons ATGTCTTTGACCCCACCCCAATCCACAACCAACAACCGCCATACCACAACCTTCCAGCTCTACTGGTGCCACCAATGCCACCGCACCATTACCCTCGCCTCAGCACACACGTCGGAGCTCATCTGCCCACGCTGTTTTGGGCAGTTCATTGAAGAGGTTCAACTCACCCTCCCTGAATTTAATCCCTTGCCAGAGGCTCGATTATTTGAAGCCCTCTCACTAATGCTCAACCAGCCAATTCGTCTCTTCAATAACAGAACCCCAAATGGGAACCGCCACCATCCACCATTGCACAGGTTCGAGGAATTTGATCGGAGATCGTTTAGTGATCCTGAAGGAGATGAATTGCCTCAATGGCGAAGACGATGGCGCAGTCGAAGTCTGGACGAGAGGGACAACTTTGGCCCACAACCTCCAAATCCAAATCAGTCTCGTACTGTTATCGTTTTTGGTCCCCCTGACCAACTTCAGCCAATCCAGCCGATATTACCACGGAGGGTCAGTCCAAGAGACTACTTCACTGGACCACAACTAGATGAGTTAATTGAAGAGCTGACGCAGAACGACCGACCAGGACCGGCACCGGCAAGCGAGGAGGCAATTGAGAGGATTCCAATGGTGAAAATAGCAGCAGAGCATCTGAAGAACGACTCGCACTGCCCAGTTTGTAAGGAAGAGTTTGAAGTGGGGGGAGAAGCAAGGGAGTTGAGTTGTAAGCATATATACCATTCGGAGTGCATAGTGCCATGGCTTCGGCTTCATAACTCATGCCCAGTTTGTAGGCAAGAGATGCCGTCATTGACACCGGAGAATGAAGCGTCGAGTAGTTCTGAAGAGGAAGGGATGGGGAGAAGATGTGCCAGATGGTGGAGTCAGCTGGTGCCTTGGCCATTTCGGAATAGGTATAGGCAGATTAGTCCATTTCCACGGAACCGCTTCGATGCTTCTTCTCGAG AAATTAATTCAAGGGGTGGTTCATCCTACCTCGCTTCCTCAGCCCTTCTAATGTCGATGTTTATGCTGCAAATAACTTGGATTTTACTTGAAACTCTTCGCTAG